From Desulfovibrio gilichinskyi:
GGATCAATGACATGGAATGTTCCGGCTTTCTGCGCATTTTTTTCAAAGAATTTACCGTTTGGTGAGATCGTTTGAAGAGTGCGGATATTTCCATCCACATCTTTGCCGGGAATAACTAGATTGCCAAACTTGTCCTCTTTGAGTCCGTATCCCGGAACTCCTTTTTTGCTGAGGTAAGGATGCTGCTTATTTGCCGATTTAATAATTCCATCCCATTTCTCTTTTGAAAGAGCGGCAGCGTTTGTATACTGTTCCTTAATTGCTTTTTCCCTTTCCAGCCTTGTCTGGGCGGCTTGAGCCTTTAACTCTGTTTTTTGTTGATCGGTAAGAGTATGACCTTCAGCTTTCCAGTTCGCTTTGAGACCGGTTTTGTGGTTCTGGATGAATCCGGCAGGGTGGCCGTCAAGATATCCTTTGTAGGTTCCATCCTTAAAGTTTGGTTTTCCGTCAATTACCGGAACGCGGTATAAAGCTCCGTCCATGATGGGTAGCTTTCCTTCAAAACTCTAAGAATAGTATTTGCAATATTTCTTACTAAGTTTTTTAAAAGTTATTGACGTTGTTTTTTTGATAACATAAGAGTTATTGTTTTCATTAAAATGGTTATAAAGTGATTTTTATGCAAATTAAAACTATAAAATAACTGAGAATTATAGATGGCTTCACCTTCAAAAGTGCTCTCGCTGACAGGCAATGCTCATTTACCTAAAAGGATCATGGGGACGCTTTGGCGTAACGATCGTCAGAAACATGTTCTGCTTGAAGGCCTCAGCGGATGTGGTAAAAGTGAATTAGGAAAAATATGTGCTGACATTTGGCAAAAAGAGCATGGAAAAGTTTTTGTACTTACTGGGAATCCTGCTAGATCTAGGGAAAAATACTATCCCTTTAAAAATATGACTTCCTCAATCAGGATGGGGATCGATGAATTCTTTAGCCTAAAACCTCCAGCCTCTGTCCTAAATAAATTTGCTTTCATTTATTATCTATCAAGCTGGTTTTACCAGTTGTTTCGTTTTGCTGAAAGACGCAACTTGTTTTCACTTAACGAAGACATTCAACCAATCGTTTACAATTTAATTCGCAAAGGAAGAAAGGGTAAAGTTCTACTCGTTCTTGATGATATTCAATGGTTTGATGAGAGTTCTTTAGAGTTTGTTTGGGCTTTGTTGTCACGCAAGTATGAAACGGTCTCACCGATGTTTAAGAATCTAAGACTTCTGATGATTCAACGAAGGCCAACCCAATCTCCGCCATTTTTCCCGAAAGCTATTGAAAGAATATATAGGTTAAGGGTTCATCAGGAGTATACCATTGCCCCCTGCACAAAAGATAATTTTCGGGATGTTTTTCTAGAGCTTACGGGATGGGATAGTCTTACAGATATACAAGCTATCAAGCTTTATAACCTTATTGGTCCTCATCTTGAATTGATCAAACTTATTGGAAGCTTAAGCGATGATCAGAAATCAAACTATTTAAATAAATCAAAGAATAATGATAATCGAATCATCAGATGTATATTAGATTATAAAATAGACACTATGAGCCAAGAAGCTGATTCTGTATTCTATTTCTTGAATACAATCGCAATAATGGGAGGTGAGTGTAAAACAAAAGAGTTAAGATGTATCGTCGAAGAAGTTTGCGACAGGTTTGAAGAGTGCTGTGATATAGTTAAAGAAAATAGGTTTATTTCATTTCAAGATGACTTTTGTAAATTTGCTCATGATGTATACCGTAAATATTTTACGCCTGAGAGCAACCATCAAAAACAAGATATATATGAAAAACATTTACTGTGTATAAAAAATACCGCACCTCATAATTATGCATTACGCTTTGTTACCGCTCAAAAGAGCAATGATACCTCTTTGAGCAAATCGTATCTTTTTTCTGCTTGGCTAAAAGAAGAATTACAAATGAAAAGTAGTTCAACAATTAATGTATTTAAAAAAGAAATATATCAATATGGTCTTGAAGGTATTACTTTAATTGTAGAAAAAGCGTTAAGATTAGCAAAGAATGGCAAGTTTTCGTATGCTATTGAAAAAATAGAAAGTGCACCTACAAAAATCCCAAGACTCATTGCCCTTGAATTAGCTACTTTGCAAGCACGTTGGATGGTTGAATCACGAGAAGTTGATAAACGTAAAACTGCGCTTATATATTTAGAGCAGATACTTGAAACAGCTCTCGAATTGCAAGAAGATGACGTGGCTAACCGAGCAAGATTTGGCATGTTATATCCCCTTGCCCTTACTGGAGACAGGATGAAGATTATGCAATTTCACAATCAACTTGCGGGAAATATTCAGCAAAAATGGGATGAAACAAAAGACGAATATTGGCTGTATTGGATGATGATTTTAGACGGTGGAGCTGATGCTTATTTTTCAACAAAAACGGCCCTTACCCATATCAAAAGTGCTAGTCAATTTTTTGGACCTAACGAGGGGGATGATTGGCCTAAGCATGCTGCTGAGTACTTTAAATGCAAGTCAAATTTGGGTGCAAGCTACGCGGAACTGGGCGACTACTCAGAAGCAGCAAAACACACAAAGCTTGCCCGAAATAGTTATGTTCGATTTTCTGCCACGATCCACAGTTCATCAAGTTTGACTGATACCAATTATATTGCTCAACGATTCCGAGCTAAAGAAATTTCAGCGATGGAGGCAGCAGACGAACAGAGAGAAATGCTTCATGCTCTAGGTAATTCAGAGGATTTATCCTTTTCTGTAAATGCGCTAAGCGTGTATTTGGCTTTAGCTAATAAGAAGACTGAAGCAGTACATGAAATTGAAAAGGAATTACGACGCCTTAAGCAAAAAGACAAAGTTGAGTTCTACCCAACCTACTTGCTTAAATCATCACTTTGTCCGATAAAAGCTAGTCTTCACTCAGAATATGACGCCAAAGCTGAGTGGCGCGAGATGCTTAAACTTGCCAGAAAAATTCCCTACACAGACGTTAAGCTTTATCTTCGCAGGCATGAAATGTTAGCTGACTTTTGGAATGAGCCATATCAATGTGAGGATTTACTCTCTCGCTGGGACGAATATTTGTTTAGTTTCCCTCCTCAGGGAGATAGCAGGTGGCCAAGCCTACAGTATGGTTTTTATCTACCTAACTTATTCTTTTGGCGGATTCATGAATAGCCATAATGTTTTCACGCCACAAGTTTGCGCCAATTATCGCCCCTAAAAGGTCGGTATACTCAATTCCTTCAAGCATGAAAGATTTTGGAAAAGCACTAGTAAATCTATTCAGGCCAGGATTTTCAGCAATGTCAAAAACATACGGAGTTCCATCTTCGGTTATACGAAAATCAATCCTCGAGACGACAGACAGTTCTAGTAAGGAATGAATTTTTCGCGCTGTTCTTTGTAAACGTTTTATTACTTCAATGTTTAAGTCGTTGGGAGCAGAGTACAGAATTCCATCACTTGTTTCGTGGTCTGTGGGGAGTAAAAAGTTTCTTTTTGGGAATTT
This genomic window contains:
- a CDS encoding toprim domain-containing protein, with product MDGALYRVPVIDGKPNFKDGTYKGYLDGHPAGFIQNHKTGLKANWKAEGHTLTDQQKTELKAQAAQTRLEREKAIKEQYTNAAALSKEKWDGIIKSANKQHPYLSKKGVPGYGLKEDKFGNLVIPGKDVDGNIRTLQTISPNGKFFEKNAQKAGTFHVIDPENKLKNGSPILIAEGYATAASVHMATAHPVASAFDASNLEPVAKALHEKYPQSKLMLMADNDYHLMENVGVKKAEAAAKGVDGIVLIPKFSEQERTQKLTDFNDLHKSRGLDEVKEQLSGIFKTPKKNIQKKASTPAMAM
- a CDS encoding ATP-binding protein; translation: MASPSKVLSLTGNAHLPKRIMGTLWRNDRQKHVLLEGLSGCGKSELGKICADIWQKEHGKVFVLTGNPARSREKYYPFKNMTSSIRMGIDEFFSLKPPASVLNKFAFIYYLSSWFYQLFRFAERRNLFSLNEDIQPIVYNLIRKGRKGKVLLVLDDIQWFDESSLEFVWALLSRKYETVSPMFKNLRLLMIQRRPTQSPPFFPKAIERIYRLRVHQEYTIAPCTKDNFRDVFLELTGWDSLTDIQAIKLYNLIGPHLELIKLIGSLSDDQKSNYLNKSKNNDNRIIRCILDYKIDTMSQEADSVFYFLNTIAIMGGECKTKELRCIVEEVCDRFEECCDIVKENRFISFQDDFCKFAHDVYRKYFTPESNHQKQDIYEKHLLCIKNTAPHNYALRFVTAQKSNDTSLSKSYLFSAWLKEELQMKSSSTINVFKKEIYQYGLEGITLIVEKALRLAKNGKFSYAIEKIESAPTKIPRLIALELATLQARWMVESREVDKRKTALIYLEQILETALELQEDDVANRARFGMLYPLALTGDRMKIMQFHNQLAGNIQQKWDETKDEYWLYWMMILDGGADAYFSTKTALTHIKSASQFFGPNEGDDWPKHAAEYFKCKSNLGASYAELGDYSEAAKHTKLARNSYVRFSATIHSSSSLTDTNYIAQRFRAKEISAMEAADEQREMLHALGNSEDLSFSVNALSVYLALANKKTEAVHEIEKELRRLKQKDKVEFYPTYLLKSSLCPIKASLHSEYDAKAEWREMLKLARKIPYTDVKLYLRRHEMLADFWNEPYQCEDLLSRWDEYLFSFPPQGDSRWPSLQYGFYLPNLFFWRIHE